The following are from one region of the Nocardioides marmotae genome:
- the ribD gene encoding bifunctional diaminohydroxyphosphoribosylaminopyrimidine deaminase/5-amino-6-(5-phosphoribosylamino)uracil reductase RibD, giving the protein MSTSEAERVAMRRALELAASPGVPLGPNPRVGCVLLADDGTTVAEGFHRGAGTAHAEADALARAGERARGTTAVVTLEPCNHTGRTGPCARALVDAGVRRVVFAQADTNPVAVGGAETLRAAGVEVEQGLLADEARALNRTWTFAVEHGRPFVTWKFAATLDGRSAAADGTSRWVSSRAARLDTHRLRATADTMLVGTATVAIDDPALTVRDEHDRPLPDQPLRAVMGLRDLPPDRRVLDSSAETVLLRTRDPHEALAQLRARDRQHVFLEGGPTLAAAFVRAGLVDEVVAYVAPTLLGAGLPAVADLGITTIADAFRPGVTDVTVLEADGPDEQPNVRFTMTPHRDSEES; this is encoded by the coding sequence ATGAGCACCAGCGAGGCCGAGCGGGTCGCGATGCGCCGTGCGCTCGAGCTCGCCGCGAGCCCCGGCGTCCCGCTCGGGCCGAACCCGCGCGTCGGCTGCGTGCTGCTGGCCGACGACGGCACCACCGTGGCGGAGGGGTTCCACCGCGGCGCCGGCACCGCCCACGCCGAGGCCGACGCGCTGGCCCGGGCGGGGGAGCGGGCCCGGGGCACGACCGCCGTCGTCACCCTCGAGCCGTGCAACCACACCGGCCGCACCGGCCCGTGCGCCCGCGCGCTGGTCGACGCGGGGGTGCGCCGCGTGGTCTTCGCGCAGGCCGACACCAACCCGGTCGCCGTGGGCGGGGCCGAGACGCTCCGCGCGGCCGGCGTCGAGGTCGAGCAGGGCCTGCTCGCCGACGAGGCGCGCGCGCTCAACCGCACGTGGACCTTCGCCGTCGAGCACGGGCGGCCCTTCGTGACCTGGAAGTTCGCCGCCACCCTCGACGGGCGCAGCGCGGCCGCCGACGGCACCAGCCGCTGGGTCTCCAGTCGCGCCGCCCGCCTGGACACCCACCGGCTGCGCGCGACGGCCGACACCATGCTGGTCGGCACCGCCACGGTCGCCATCGACGACCCGGCCCTCACCGTCCGCGACGAGCACGACCGGCCGTTGCCGGACCAGCCGCTGCGCGCGGTCATGGGCCTGCGCGACCTCCCGCCGGACCGCCGGGTCCTCGACAGCAGCGCCGAGACCGTGCTGCTGCGCACCCGCGACCCCCACGAGGCGCTCGCGCAGCTGCGCGCCCGCGACCGCCAGCACGTCTTCCTCGAGGGCGGCCCGACGCTCGCCGCGGCGTTCGTCCGGGCCGGGCTCGTCGACGAGGTGGTCGCCTACGTCGCCCCCACCCTGCTCGGCGCGGGCCTGCCGGCCGTGGCCGACCTCGGAATCACCACCATCGCCGACGCGTTCCGCCCGGGGGTCACCGACGTGACCGTGCTCGAGGCGGACGGTCCGGACGAGCAGCCGAACGTGCGGTTCACCATGACCCCGCACCGCGACAGCGAGGAGAGCTGA
- the rpe gene encoding ribulose-phosphate 3-epimerase yields MRHLQITPSILNADFANLGAEVARIPGADWVHVDVMDNHFVPNLTFGPTMVEALARSTDTPLDAHLMIEDPDANAVAYVEAGCGSVTFHVEAARAPVRLAREIRAHGARASMALRPATPIEPYEELLPELDMVLLMTVEPGFGGQKFLDLVLPKIRRARALMDKHGVETWLQVDGGVSLETIGRCAEAGADVFVAGSAVYSAEDPDAMVAALRETAAAAAPTS; encoded by the coding sequence GTGCGACACCTGCAGATCACGCCGAGCATCCTCAACGCCGACTTCGCGAACCTCGGGGCGGAGGTGGCCAGGATCCCCGGCGCCGACTGGGTCCACGTCGACGTGATGGACAACCACTTCGTCCCGAACCTGACCTTCGGGCCGACCATGGTCGAGGCGCTGGCCCGCTCCACCGACACCCCCCTCGACGCGCACCTGATGATCGAGGACCCCGACGCCAACGCCGTCGCCTACGTCGAGGCCGGCTGCGGCTCGGTCACCTTCCACGTCGAGGCGGCCCGGGCCCCGGTCCGGCTCGCCCGCGAGATCCGCGCCCACGGCGCACGCGCGTCGATGGCGCTGCGCCCCGCGACCCCCATCGAGCCCTACGAGGAGCTCCTGCCGGAGCTCGACATGGTGCTGCTCATGACCGTCGAGCCCGGCTTTGGCGGCCAGAAGTTCCTCGACCTGGTGCTGCCCAAGATCCGCCGGGCCCGCGCCCTGATGGACAAGCACGGCGTGGAGACCTGGCTCCAGGTCGACGGCGGCGTCTCGCTGGAGACCATCGGGCGCTGCGCGGAGGCCGGGGCCGACGTCTTCGTCGCCGGCTCGGCGGTCTACTCCGCGGAGGACCCCGACGCGATGGTGGCCGCGCTGCGCGAGACCGCGGCGGCCGCCGCTCCCACCAGCTGA
- the ligD gene encoding non-homologous end-joining DNA ligase, giving the protein MAASKSPSVEIEVDDRVVRVSNPDRVYFPESGATKLDLVEYYLAVGPGIVNALWERPCMLHRFPKGLAGEKVHQKRLPQGAPPWVETVRLHFPRWNRTADELCVTELASVIWAVQMSTVEFHPWNSRRADTEKPDEWRIDLDPGPDCDFDRVRRVAGVVQEVLDELGATGHPKTSGSKGLHVYVRIQPDHGFTDVRRAALAFAREVERRAPDEVDLTWWRKDRDPTTVFVDYNQNARDHTIAAAYSVRGLPDARVSTPIRWEEVADVDPRDFTIFTVPQRFAELGDLHGDIDADPWDIAPLLAWAERDEAEGAEPPADPDAG; this is encoded by the coding sequence GTGGCCGCGTCGAAGTCCCCGTCCGTCGAGATCGAGGTCGACGACCGCGTCGTGCGGGTGAGCAACCCCGACCGCGTCTACTTCCCGGAGTCCGGCGCCACCAAGCTCGACCTGGTCGAGTACTACCTGGCCGTCGGCCCCGGCATCGTCAACGCCCTGTGGGAGCGCCCGTGCATGCTGCACCGCTTCCCGAAGGGCCTGGCGGGGGAGAAGGTCCACCAGAAGCGGCTGCCCCAGGGCGCCCCGCCGTGGGTGGAGACCGTGCGCCTGCACTTCCCCCGATGGAACCGCACCGCCGACGAGCTGTGCGTCACCGAGCTCGCCAGCGTCATCTGGGCGGTGCAGATGTCGACGGTGGAGTTCCACCCCTGGAACAGCCGGCGCGCCGACACCGAGAAGCCCGACGAGTGGCGCATCGACCTCGACCCGGGCCCGGACTGCGACTTCGACCGGGTACGCCGCGTGGCCGGCGTCGTCCAGGAGGTCCTCGACGAGCTGGGGGCCACCGGCCACCCCAAGACCAGCGGCAGCAAGGGCCTCCACGTCTACGTGCGGATCCAGCCCGACCACGGGTTCACCGACGTCCGCCGCGCCGCGCTCGCCTTCGCCCGCGAGGTCGAGCGGCGCGCCCCCGACGAGGTGGACCTGACCTGGTGGCGCAAGGACCGCGACCCCACGACGGTCTTCGTCGACTACAACCAGAACGCCCGCGACCACACCATCGCCGCGGCGTACTCCGTGCGCGGCCTGCCCGACGCCCGCGTCTCCACCCCGATCCGCTGGGAGGAGGTCGCCGACGTCGACCCGCGCGACTTCACGATCTTCACGGTGCCACAGCGCTTCGCCGAGCTCGGCGACCTGCACGGCGACATCGACGCCGACCCCTGGGACATCGCGCCGCTGCTGGCCTGGGCCGAGCGCGACGAGGCCGAGGGCGCCGAGCCGCCGGCCGATCCCGACGCCGGGTGA
- a CDS encoding AAA family ATPase, whose protein sequence is MGLDQPPVVRVSVPREGRAEKLPLRQWPMTVPAVEHVVRRGLDLAPGVTFLVGENGSGKSTIVEAVAEAYGLSPEGGTRNSHHSTRVTESPLGAALTLQRGLGAGRWGFFLRAETMHGWYTHQEQYGGPSLHEMSHGESFLEVLRTRFSSPGFYCLDEPEAALSFSSTLGLIAVLHDLARRGGQVLCATHSPVLAAMPGARILEVGPWGLRPTTWEDLELVEHWRAYLADPGRYLRHVLD, encoded by the coding sequence GTGGGACTCGACCAACCGCCCGTCGTCCGCGTGTCCGTGCCGCGGGAGGGCCGGGCGGAGAAGCTTCCGCTGCGGCAGTGGCCGATGACGGTGCCGGCCGTCGAGCACGTCGTACGCCGCGGGCTCGACCTCGCCCCGGGGGTGACGTTCCTCGTCGGCGAGAACGGCTCGGGCAAGTCGACGATCGTCGAGGCGGTCGCCGAGGCCTACGGTCTCTCCCCCGAGGGCGGCACCCGCAACTCCCACCACTCGACCCGGGTGACCGAGTCGCCGCTGGGTGCCGCGCTCACGCTCCAACGGGGCCTCGGCGCGGGCCGCTGGGGGTTCTTCCTGCGCGCCGAGACCATGCACGGGTGGTACACGCACCAGGAGCAGTACGGCGGCCCGTCGCTGCACGAGATGAGCCACGGCGAGTCGTTCCTGGAGGTGCTGCGCACCCGGTTCTCCTCCCCCGGCTTCTACTGCCTCGACGAGCCCGAGGCCGCGCTGTCGTTCTCCTCCACCCTCGGGCTGATCGCGGTGCTCCACGACCTGGCGCGCCGGGGCGGACAGGTGCTGTGCGCGACCCACTCCCCGGTGCTCGCGGCGATGCCCGGCGCGCGGATCCTCGAGGTCGGGCCCTGGGGGCTGCGCCCCACCACGTGGGAGGACCTGGAGCTGGTCGAGCACTGGCGCGCCTACCTCGCCGACCCGGGGCGCTACCTGCGCCACGTGCTCGACTGA
- a CDS encoding RsmB/NOP family class I SAM-dependent RNA methyltransferase, with translation MADRRRRPAPRPRVDAPRAAALEVLKAVRVDGAYTNLVLPSVLAQHGLAGRDAAFVTELVSGTIRRRGTYDAVLAACIDRPLAKVEAKVLDALRLGAHQLLSMRVPAHAAISTTVDLVRAKVGAGAAGFANAVLRKVTAHDLDGWLALVAPDPATDPHGHAAVAFSHPAWVVTELARAVGEAELPALLAADNEPPRVTLVARPGRAARAELPGEPTPWSPYGVVLEGGDPGAVPAVAEGRAGVQDEGSQLVAEVAAAAPVEGRDERWLDLCAGPGGKAALLAALAAARGARLVAGERQAHRARLVARSLRGADGVAGVVTADGTRAPFRPGAFDRVLVDAPCTGLGALRRRPEARWRRRPADVTELADLQRALLGSALDLVRPGGVVLYATCSPVLAETADVVRDVLGGRDDVRLEDASGLLPQVPDAAGPLEGTLQLWPHRHGTDAMFLALLRRS, from the coding sequence ATGGCTGATCGTCGCCGCCGCCCGGCGCCGCGGCCGCGGGTCGACGCGCCCCGCGCCGCCGCCCTCGAGGTGCTCAAGGCGGTCCGCGTCGACGGCGCCTACACCAACCTCGTCCTCCCCAGCGTGCTCGCCCAGCACGGTCTGGCCGGGCGGGACGCCGCCTTCGTGACCGAGCTCGTCTCCGGGACGATCCGGCGCCGAGGGACGTACGACGCCGTGCTGGCCGCCTGCATCGACCGGCCGCTGGCCAAGGTCGAGGCGAAGGTGCTCGACGCGCTGCGGCTCGGCGCGCACCAGCTGCTCTCCATGCGGGTGCCCGCCCACGCGGCGATCAGCACCACCGTCGACCTGGTCCGCGCGAAGGTCGGTGCCGGGGCGGCCGGGTTCGCCAACGCCGTGCTGCGCAAGGTGACCGCCCACGACCTCGACGGCTGGCTCGCCCTCGTCGCGCCGGACCCCGCCACCGACCCGCACGGCCACGCGGCCGTCGCGTTCAGCCACCCGGCCTGGGTGGTCACCGAGCTGGCCCGCGCGGTCGGCGAGGCCGAGCTCCCCGCGCTCTTGGCCGCCGACAACGAGCCGCCGCGGGTGACCCTGGTGGCCCGCCCGGGCCGCGCGGCCCGCGCGGAGCTGCCCGGCGAGCCGACCCCGTGGTCGCCCTACGGCGTGGTGCTCGAGGGCGGCGACCCGGGGGCGGTGCCGGCCGTCGCCGAGGGTCGGGCCGGCGTGCAGGACGAGGGCTCCCAGCTGGTGGCCGAGGTCGCCGCGGCGGCGCCCGTCGAGGGCCGCGACGAGCGGTGGCTCGACCTCTGCGCGGGGCCGGGCGGGAAGGCCGCGCTGCTGGCCGCCCTGGCTGCCGCCCGCGGGGCTCGGCTCGTCGCCGGCGAGCGGCAGGCCCACCGGGCCCGCCTGGTCGCGCGTTCCCTCCGCGGGGCCGACGGCGTCGCGGGCGTGGTGACCGCCGACGGCACGCGGGCGCCCTTCCGCCCCGGCGCCTTCGACCGGGTGCTCGTCGACGCGCCGTGCACCGGCCTGGGCGCGCTGCGTCGCCGGCCCGAGGCGCGGTGGCGGCGCCGGCCGGCTGACGTCACGGAGCTGGCCGACCTCCAGCGGGCGCTGCTCGGCTCGGCCCTGGACCTGGTGCGCCCCGGCGGGGTCGTGCTCTACGCGACCTGCTCGCCGGTGCTGGCCGAGACCGCGGACGTGGTCCGCGACGTGCTCGGCGGGCGGGACGACGTACGGCTCGAGGACGCCTCCGGCCTGCTGCCCCAGGTGCCCGACGCCGCCGGCCCGCTCGAGGGGACGCTCCAGCTGTGGCCGCACCGCCACGGCACCGACGCGATGTTCCTGGCGCTGCTGCGCCGCAGCTGA
- a CDS encoding MmcQ/YjbR family DNA-binding protein, with protein MGRPATPEDVDAICRSLPEVELGTSWGDRPTYLVRGRGFLLFRAPDRHALDPVTGQPYEDLLVITTPDMDAKEALVADPSLPFFTIDHFRRTSAVLLSQSRLGELDVEELRAVVTDAWAARAPKRLVREHLADLEGGTDG; from the coding sequence ATGGGCCGCCCCGCGACCCCCGAGGACGTCGACGCGATCTGCCGGTCGCTGCCCGAGGTCGAGCTCGGGACCAGCTGGGGCGACCGGCCGACGTACCTCGTGCGGGGGCGCGGCTTCCTGCTCTTCCGCGCCCCCGACCGCCACGCGCTGGACCCGGTCACCGGGCAGCCCTACGAGGACCTCCTGGTGATCACCACCCCCGACATGGACGCCAAGGAGGCGCTCGTCGCCGACCCGTCCCTGCCGTTCTTCACCATCGACCACTTCCGGCGCACCAGCGCGGTGCTCCTCTCGCAGTCCCGGCTCGGCGAGCTCGACGTCGAGGAGCTGCGCGCGGTGGTCACCGACGCCTGGGCCGCGCGTGCCCCGAAGCGGCTCGTCCGCGAGCACCTGGCCGACCTCGAGGGGGGCACCGATGGCTGA
- the fmt gene encoding methionyl-tRNA formyltransferase, translating into MRLVFAGTPEVAVPSLDAIAASDHELVGVVTRPDAPAGRGRKLVASPVAQRAEELGVPVLKPDHPRDPEFQEQLRALRPDCCPVVAYGALLPQSALDIPPHGWVNLHFSCLPAWRGAAPVQHAIWAGDEVTGATTFRIVKAMDAGPTFGVMTERIRPTDTAGDLLARLAEGGAGLLVATLDGIADGSLVAREQPEDGVSVAPKILVEDAEVDWTEPAVAVDRRIRACTPGPGAWTTHAGERLKVGPVSIEEGTRLEPGVLEVRKNAVLVGTSTDAVRLGEVKAFGKKQMGAADWARGVRLESGTRLGA; encoded by the coding sequence ATGCGTCTCGTCTTCGCCGGCACCCCCGAGGTCGCCGTCCCCTCCCTCGACGCCATCGCGGCCTCCGACCACGAGCTGGTCGGCGTCGTCACCCGCCCCGACGCGCCCGCCGGCCGCGGTCGCAAGCTCGTCGCGAGCCCGGTCGCCCAGCGCGCCGAGGAGCTCGGCGTGCCGGTCCTCAAGCCCGACCACCCGCGCGACCCGGAGTTCCAGGAGCAGCTGAGGGCGCTGCGCCCCGACTGCTGCCCGGTCGTCGCGTACGGCGCGCTGCTGCCGCAGTCCGCGCTCGACATCCCGCCGCACGGCTGGGTCAACCTGCACTTCTCCTGCCTGCCCGCCTGGCGTGGCGCGGCGCCGGTGCAGCACGCGATCTGGGCCGGCGACGAGGTCACCGGCGCGACGACGTTCCGCATCGTCAAGGCCATGGACGCCGGCCCGACCTTCGGCGTGATGACCGAGCGGATCCGACCCACCGACACCGCCGGTGACCTGCTCGCCCGGCTCGCCGAGGGCGGCGCCGGCCTGCTGGTCGCCACCCTCGACGGCATCGCGGACGGCTCGCTCGTCGCCCGCGAGCAGCCCGAGGACGGCGTCAGCGTCGCGCCGAAGATCCTCGTCGAGGACGCCGAGGTCGACTGGACCGAGCCCGCCGTCGCCGTCGACCGGCGCATCCGCGCGTGCACGCCCGGGCCCGGCGCCTGGACGACGCACGCGGGGGAGCGGCTCAAGGTCGGCCCGGTCAGTATCGAGGAGGGCACCCGCCTGGAGCCCGGCGTCCTCGAGGTCCGCAAGAACGCCGTGCTCGTCGGCACGAGCACCGACGCGGTCCGCCTCGGCGAGGTCAAGGCCTTCGGCAAGAAGCAGATGGGCGCGGCCGACTGGGCCCGCGGCGTGCGGCTGGAGTCGGGCACCCGGCTCGGGGCCTGA
- the def gene encoding peptide deformylase: MAIQPIRLFGDPVLRKPAVEVVDFDKELRQLVSDLTDTMLDAPGAGLAAPQIGVGLRVFTWYVDGEVGHLVNPTLELSEEQQEGLEGCLSLPELTYECRRALSVVAHGFDMHGEPLTVHGSELLARAIQHETDHLDGVLFIDRLDAAARKAAMKEIRESEWFGLEKPQVKISPHPTNGFGF, translated from the coding sequence GTGGCCATCCAGCCGATCCGACTCTTCGGGGACCCGGTGCTGCGCAAGCCCGCGGTGGAGGTCGTGGACTTCGACAAGGAGCTGCGCCAGCTCGTCTCGGACCTCACCGACACCATGCTCGACGCCCCCGGCGCCGGCCTCGCGGCCCCGCAGATCGGCGTCGGCCTCCGCGTGTTCACCTGGTACGTCGACGGCGAGGTCGGCCACCTGGTCAACCCCACCCTCGAGCTGTCCGAGGAGCAGCAGGAGGGCCTCGAGGGCTGCCTGTCGCTCCCCGAGCTCACCTACGAGTGCCGCCGCGCCCTCTCGGTGGTCGCCCACGGCTTCGACATGCACGGCGAGCCGCTCACCGTGCACGGCTCCGAGCTGCTCGCGCGGGCGATCCAGCACGAGACCGACCACCTCGACGGCGTGCTCTTCATCGACCGGCTCGACGCCGCGGCGCGCAAGGCTGCGATGAAGGAGATCCGCGAGTCCGAGTGGTTCGGCCTCGAGAAGCCCCAGGTCAAGATCAGCCCCCATCCCACGAACGGTTTCGGTTTCTGA
- a CDS encoding HNH endonuclease signature motif containing protein has translation MAKDSRHHAHTVCRAVAKSRRKTHQAATAELWSMSDEDVEATLVEASRLRAQAEALELRLVAEADRRQAGERAGATDTASWWAHHTRQERRVAKSRTRLAESLDRHAPTSAALVEGAISADHARVITSCVDRLPEDLDDPAIPARAEQHLLAEAAHLDPKTLAVLAKHVLTVVAPEIGEARDARALEREEREARAGAWLTMCPDGKGSVRGKFSIPELHAAMLHKTLLAYAAPKHQAATQDPDVEREQVERRPSPERMGDAFCELLERLPADHLPKLGGLNATLVVTIDVESLMDGLAPGMLDDGGVISAATARRLACEADLIPAVLGSRSELLDLGRKTRLFSGAQRRGLNLAQPTCTADGCDWPAHLCHAHHDHPWSHGGKTNLTNARNLCPRHHARVHDPAFETTHLPDGKVAFHRRT, from the coding sequence CCGTGTGCCGTGCTGTCGCGAAGTCCCGGCGCAAGACCCATCAGGCGGCCACGGCGGAGCTGTGGTCGATGTCGGACGAGGACGTCGAGGCGACCCTGGTCGAGGCGTCGCGGCTGCGCGCTCAGGCGGAGGCGCTGGAGCTGCGGCTGGTTGCCGAGGCCGACCGCCGCCAGGCCGGCGAGAGGGCCGGCGCGACCGACACCGCCTCCTGGTGGGCCCACCACACGCGTCAGGAGCGCCGGGTGGCGAAGAGCCGCACCCGACTCGCCGAGTCCCTGGACCGGCACGCGCCCACCTCGGCCGCGCTCGTCGAAGGGGCCATCAGTGCCGACCACGCCCGCGTGATCACCTCCTGCGTCGACCGGCTGCCCGAGGACCTCGATGACCCGGCGATCCCCGCCCGGGCCGAGCAGCACCTCCTCGCCGAGGCCGCCCACCTCGACCCGAAGACCCTCGCGGTGCTGGCCAAGCACGTCCTGACCGTGGTGGCACCCGAGATCGGTGAGGCCCGCGACGCCCGGGCGTTGGAGCGCGAGGAACGCGAGGCTCGCGCGGGCGCGTGGCTGACGATGTGCCCCGACGGGAAGGGCTCGGTCCGAGGGAAGTTCTCGATCCCCGAGCTGCACGCCGCGATGCTGCACAAGACGCTCCTCGCGTACGCGGCGCCGAAGCACCAGGCCGCCACCCAGGACCCGGACGTCGAGAGGGAGCAGGTCGAGCGCCGCCCCTCCCCGGAACGGATGGGCGATGCGTTCTGCGAGCTCCTCGAACGACTCCCCGCCGACCACCTCCCGAAGCTCGGCGGCCTCAACGCCACCCTCGTCGTCACCATCGACGTCGAGTCGCTGATGGACGGTCTCGCACCGGGCATGCTCGACGACGGCGGCGTCATCTCCGCCGCCACCGCCCGCCGGCTGGCCTGCGAGGCCGATCTGATCCCGGCCGTCCTCGGCTCGAGGTCCGAGCTGCTCGACCTCGGCCGGAAGACCCGACTGTTCTCCGGTGCTCAACGCCGCGGGCTCAACCTCGCCCAGCCGACCTGCACCGCCGACGGCTGCGACTGGCCCGCCCACCTCTGCCACGCCCACCACGACCACCCCTGGTCGCACGGCGGGAAGACGAACCTGACCAACGCCCGCAACCTCTGCCCGCGCCACCACGCCCGGGTCCACGACCCCGCCTTCGAGACCACCCACCTCCCCGACGGAAAGGTCGCCTTCCACCGAAGGACATAG